In the genome of Capra hircus breed San Clemente chromosome 5, ASM170441v1, whole genome shotgun sequence, one region contains:
- the LMF2 gene encoding lipase maturation factor 2, translated as MAGSRLPRQLFLQGVAAVFMFAFASLYTQIPGLYGPEGILPARRTLRPQGKGRWQQLWETPTLLWEAPLLGLDTAQGLELLSLLGTVLALGALLTRPLRHPLVYLLLWAAYLSVCQVGQVFLYFQWDSLLLETGFLAVLVAPLGLPPNHKQAPQGRPGGVSPHEGLPFWLVRWLLFRLMFASGVVKLTSRCPAWWGLTALTYHYETQCLPTPAAWFAHHLPVWLHKLSVVATFLIEIAVPPLFFAPVRRLRLAAFYSQVLLQVLIVITGNYNFFNLLTLVLATALLDDTHLAATSSTSRRKRTPSSWPKALLAVLALLLELAVYGLLAYGVVHCFGLEVDWEQHVVRSRTTFTFHQFSQWLKMVTLPTMWLGAASLAWELLTALWRWVQVRGSLQKLCAAVPLSVLGTATVALFLISLVPYSYMEPSSHGRLWTGAHRLFGTVEHLQLANSYGLFRRMTGLGGRPEVVLEGSYDGHQWTEIEFMYKPGNLSRPPPIVVPHQPRLDWQMWFAALGPHTHSPWFASLVLRLLQGKAPVIRLIQNHTPSYPFHKQPPTYVRAQRYKYWFSHPWEQGRWWRRQWVEEFFPSVSLGDPALDMLLGQFGLQDKSPPRARGSSNTLSQALHWIRRQLSPLEAPALLWGLLGAVGAIKVMQALLGPQSLPRSKEEKHKPVSQEDSVAASKQASPAPNISSSSQTPRRKKSP; from the exons ATGGCGGGCTCCCGGCTCCCGCGGCAGCTCTTTCTCCAGGGCGTGGCCGCCGTCTTCATGTTCGCCTTCGCTTCCCTTTACACGCAGATCCCGG GCCTGTACGGCCCAGAGGGCATACTGCCTGCCCGGAGGACACTGCGGCCCCAGGGAAAGGGCCGCTGGCAGCAGCTGTGGGAGACCCCCACGCTGCTGTGGGAGGCGCCGCTTCTGGGGCTGGACACTGCCCAGGGCCTGGAGCTGCTGAGCCTGCTGGGCACCGTGCTGGCCCTGGGTGCCCTGCTGACGCGCCCGCTGCGCCACCCCCTCGTGTACCTGCTGCTCTGGGCCGCCTACCTGTCTGTCTGCCAG GTGGGCCAGGTGTTTCTTTATTTCCAGTG GGATTCCCTGCTGCTGGAGACAGGTTTCCTGGCCGTGCTGGTGGCCCCTCTGGGGCTGCCCCCCAACCACAAGCAGGCCCCCCAGGGCAGGCCAGGAGGGGTCTCCCCCCATGAAGGCCTCCCCTTCTGGCTCGTGCGCTGGTTGCTGTTCCGCCTCATGTTTGCCTCGGGTGTGGTCAAGCTGACTAGCCGTTGCCCCGCATGGTGGGGGCTCACTG CCCTCACCTACCACTACGAGACTCAGTGCCTGCCCACGCCGGCCGCCTGGTTTGCCCACCACCTGCCCGTCTGGCTGCACAAGCTCAGCGTGGTGGCCACCTTCCTCATCGAGATTGCGGTGCCCCCTCTCTTCTTCGCTCCTGTTCGCCGCCTGCGGTTGGCTGCCTTCTACTCCCAG GTTTTGCTGCAAGTCCTGATCGTCATCACTGGCAACTATAACTTCTTCAACCTGCTCACCCTGGTGCTCGCCACCGCCCTCCTGGATGACACACACCTGGCTGCCACGTCTAGCACCAGCCGCCGCAAGAGGACGCCCAGCT CCTGGCCCAAGGCCCTGCTGGCCGTGCTGGCCCTGCTGCTGGAGTTGGCCGTCTACGGGCTGCTGGCCTACGGCGTGGTGCACTGCTTCGGCCTGGAGGTGGACTGGGAGCAGCACGTCGTTCGGTCCAGAACCA CCTTCACCTTCCACCAGTTCTCCCAGTGGCTGAAGATGGTGACCCTCCCCACCATGTGGCTGGGTGCGGCCTCTCTGGCCTGGGAGCTGCTGACCGCCCTCTGGAG GTGGGTGCAGGTGCGAGGGTCGCTGCAGAAGCTCTGTGCTGCCGTGCCGCTATCCGTCCTTGGCACTGCCACGGTGGCTTTGTTCCTGATCAGCCTG GTGCCCTATTCCTACATGGAGCCCTCGAGCCATGGGCGCCTCTGGACCGGGGCCCACCGCCTGTTTGGCACCGTGGAGCACCTGCAGCTGGCCAACTCCTACGGCCTTTTCCGCCGAATGACGGGCCTGGGTGGGCGGCCGGAGGTGGTGCTGGAGGGCAGCTATGATGGGCACCAGTGGACG GAGATCGAGTTCATGTACAAACCTGGGAACCTGAGCCGGCCGCCCCCCATCGTGGTGCCCCACCAGCCGCGCCTCGACTGGCAGATGTGGTTCGCAGCCCTGGGCCCGCACACGCACAGCCCCTGGTTCGCCAGCCTGGTGCTCCGCCTGCTGCAGGGCAAGGCGCCTG TGATCCGCCTCATCCAGAACCACACGCCCAGCTACCCCTTCCACAAGCAGCCACCCACGTACGTGCGGGCCCAGCGCTACAAGTACTGGTTCTCACATCCTTGGGAGCAGGG CCGGTGGTGGCGACGCCAGTGGGTGGAAGAATTCTTCCCATCCGTGTCCCTCGGGGACCCAGCATTGGACATGCTGCTCGGGCAGTTTGGCCTTCAG GACAAAAGCCCACCCCGGGCCCGCGGCTCCAGCAACACCCTGAGCCAGGCCCTCCACTGGATACGGAGACAGCTGTCTCCCCTGGAGGCCCCCGCCCTGCTCTGGGGGCTCCTAGGGGCTGTGGGGGCCATCAAGGTCATGCAGGCCCTGCTGGGCCCGCAGTCCCTACCTCGGAGCAAGGAGGAGAAGCACAAGCCAGTCTCCCAGGAGGACTCGGTAGCCGCCAGCAAGCAAGCTTCCCCAGCCCCCAACATCAGCAGCAGCTCCCAGACCCCTCGGCGGAAGAAGTCGCCGTGA
- the ADM2 gene encoding ADM2 — protein sequence MARLLTVTLGCISLLYLQLPGALSLGLARSRPPTRHREPPARTPASGSQPRHPAALPAVWKLHQALQPKKSASLAPARGQPLRNGPRRHLGPRRPRAQLLRVGCALGTCQVQNLSHRLWQLVGSAGPRDSVPVDPSSPHSYG from the exons ATGGCCCGGCTCCTGACGGTCACCCTCGGTTGCATCAGCCTCCTCTACCTACAGCTCCCAGGCGCGCTGTCCCTCGGCCTGGCCCGGAGCCGACCGCCCACGCGACACAG GGAGCCCCCAGCCCGGACACCTGCCAGTGGCTCGCAGCCTCGGCACCCTGCAGCCCTTCCCGCGGTCTGGAAGCTGCACCAGGCCCTCCAGCCCAAGAAGAGTGCCAGCCTGGCCCCTGCCAGGGGTCAGCCTCTCCGCAATGGCCCCCGCCGACACTTGGGTCCCCGCAGGCCTAGAGCCCAGCTCCTGCGTGTGGGCTGTGCGCTGGGTACCTGCCAGGTGCAGAACCTCAGCCACCGCCTGTGGCAGCTCGTCGGGTCGGCCGGCCCCCGGGACTCGGTCCCCGTGGACCCCAGCAGTCCCCACAGCTATGGCTGA
- the MIOX gene encoding inositol oxygenase, with protein sequence MKVAADPDPPLVSQHDMEPEAAKDKDSFRNYTSGPLLDRVFATYKLMHTRQTVDFVRRKHAQFGGFSYKRMTVMEAVDMLDGLVDESDPDVDFPNSFHAFQTAEGIRKAHPDKDWFHLVGLLHDLGKVLALAGEPQWAVVGDTFPVGCRPQASVVFRDCTFQANPDLQHPLYSTELGMYQPHCGLENVLMSWGHDEYMYRMMKFNKFALPPEAFYIVRFHSFYPWHKFGDYQQLCNEQDLAMLPWVQEFNKFDLYTKSSSLPDVAALRPYYQGLVDKYCPGVLCW encoded by the exons ATGAAGGTGGCTGCG GACCCAGACCCTCCCCTGGTCTCCCAGCATGACATGGAGCCAGAAGCAGCCAAAGACAAGGACAGCTTCCGAAACTACACG TCTGGCCCGCTTCTGGACCGTGTTTTTGCCACCTACAAGCTTATGCACACTCGGCAGACTGTGGACTTCGTCAGGAGGAAG CATGCCCAGTTCGGGGGCTTCTCCTATAAGAGGATGACTGTCATGGAGGCTGTGGACATGCTGGACGGGCTGGTGGATGAGTCAGACCCCGACGTGGACTTCCCCAACTCCTTCCATGCCTTCCAGACGGCTGAGGGCATCCGGAAGGCCCATCCAGACAAGG acTGGTTCCACCTCGTCGGGCTCCTGCACGACCTGGGGAAGGTCCTGGCTCTGGCAGGGGAGCCCCAG TGGGCAGTCGTCGGAGACACCTTCCCAGTCGGCTGCCGTCCCCAGGCCTCTGTGGTCTTCCGTGACTGCACCTTCCAGGCCAACCCTGACCTCCAGCACCCCCTGTACAG CACGGAGCTTGGCATGTACCAGCCTCACTGTGGGCTCGAGAACGTCCTCATGTCCTGGGGCCATGACG agtacatGTACCGGATGATGAAGTTCAACAAATTCGCCCTCCCAccggag GCCTTCTACATCGTCCGGTTCCACTCCTTTTACCCCTGGCACAAGTTCGGCGACTACCAGCAGCTGTGCAACGAGCAGGACCTGGCCATGCTGCCCTGGGTGCAGGAATTCAA CAAGTTCGACCTCTACACCAAGAGCTCCAGCCTGCCGGACGTCGCCGCGCTGCGGCCGTACTACCAGGGGCTCGTTGACAAGTACTGTCCTGGCGTCCTGTGCTGGTGA